A single Watersipora subatra chromosome 7, tzWatSuba1.1, whole genome shotgun sequence DNA region contains:
- the LOC137400655 gene encoding uncharacterized protein, giving the protein MANILNITAPVERGELIEEYEYHEYEPITGTNLDNPGEIRINIETQDIFTHPNESYILVEGRLTKNDGTAYANADAVALINNGIMHLFRDARYALSGQEIESVLYLGQSTTMLGLLKYSDDFSKSQGLNQLWFKDTDTTAVLADNTGFAARQKYLIQLPNPKGTFSFKIPLKHIFGFAEDYDKVVYGFKHTLTLTRDSNDNAIFRHTAADAGKVTLSKVSWFMAHVMPADAPKFQLYKTIESKAQLDIGFRMRQCDTIAVPQTTNFTWRLGVKSSSEKPRYIIVGFQTNKSGDQETNPSLFDNLDVITIHAMLNSTRYSLIDSNTSFEKYQFSRVYGDAAAFLSKFYDLDELVGNSNIAPADYAALHTLYVLDVSKQSERLKNSVTDMLIKARFGANAPADTQAYAVVISDRLIKFMSDGNKMSVVY; this is encoded by the coding sequence atggCGAATATATTAAACATCACAGCGCCTGTTGAGAGAGGCGAGCTTATTGAAGAATACGAATACCACGAGTATGAACCAATTACAGGAACTAACCTAGACAACCCTGGTGAAATCCGTATCAATATCGAAACTCAAGATATTTTTACGCATCCGAATGAGAGCTATATTCTTGTAGAAGGACGTCTCACAAAGAATGATGGAACCGCCTACGCAAATGCTGATGCGGTTGCATTAATCAACAATGGTATAATGCATCTATTCAGAGATGCTAGGTATGCTCTGTCTGGTCAAGAGATTGAGTCTGTGCTCTACCTCGGTCAATCAACAACTATGCTAGGTCTTTTAAAATACTCCGATGACTTTAGCAAGTCTCAGGGTCTCAACCAACTGTGGTTCAAAGACACGGATACAACTGCTGTCCTTGCTGATAATACTGGATTTGCTGCGCGGCAAAAGTACTTGATACAACTTCCGAATCCCAAGGGAACATTTAGCTTTAAAATTCctctaaaacatatttttgggTTTGCTGAAGATTATGATAAGGTAGTCTATGGCTTTAAGCACACCCTTACGCTAACTAGAGACTCAAATGATAATGCAATATTTAGACATACTGCTGCAGACGCTGGTAAAGTTACATTAAGCAAGGTATCCTGGTTTATGGCTCATGTAATGCCAGCGGATGCTCCAAAGTTTCAACTCTATAAAACCATTGAAAGTAAGGCTCAGCTCGATATAGGCTTCCGCATGAGACAATGTGACACTATTGCAGTTCCTCAAACCACTAATTTCACATGGAGGTTAGGGGTCAAGTCATCCTCTGAAAAGCCTCGGTATATAATTGTTGGTTTCCAGACCAATAAGAGCGGTGATCAAGAAACCAATCCCTCATTGTTTGACAACCTAGATGTTATAACTATACATGCCATGCTAAACTCAACAAGATATTCCTTAATCGACTCGAACACTTCATTTGAAAAGTATCAGTTTAGTCGTGTGTACGGTGATGCTGCAGCTTTCCTATCTAAATTCTATGATTTGGATGAGCTTGTAGGCAACTCCAACATTGCACCTGCCGATTACGCTGCATTACATACGCTGTATGTGCTTGACGTTAGCAAGCAAAGTGAACGACTTAAAAACAGTGTCACTGACATGCTTATTAAAGCGCGATTTGGAGCTAATGCTCCAGCTGACACACAGGCTTACGCTGTGGTAATATCCGATCGTCTAATAAAATTTATGTCGGATGGAAATAAGATGTCTGTAGTCTACtaa
- the LOC137400654 gene encoding uncharacterized protein, producing MSFLKIKDPKKRDAIVREYLKTKRDIQEASESERLGEISTQKNWEDVFKPVVDSQRVVSDNLTNVVDAVREIPRAPQVPQLMYEDFVPRDTSRHQLYGSMPSSSFMRALGSDKDHDTVFGIRMEKDEPYIGRLPVEIDNNDIIIEGDRYEGTPGLWELIQSKDPQDDNYTAKDFIEYAKILWATDAMKRDNDLSARHPKSNRGAKWAKIVKPIWENKSFQGSGTVFLPQDSTALIDRLELLRASRQAGNTGVINEMVSILDELLRRKIIKKSKKLSLAL from the coding sequence atgagctttttaaaaataaaagatcCAAAGAAAAGAGACGCGATTGTTCGTGAATATCTAAAAACAAAACGTGACATCCAGGAAGCTAGTGAGTCTGAGCGATTAGGAGAAATTTCTACTCAAAAAAACTGGGAAGATGTTTTTAAACCCGTTGTAGACTCGCAACGGGTGGTTTCTGacaatcttacaaatgttgTTGATGCTGTCCGTGAAATACCTCGTGCGCCTCAAGTACCACAACTAATGTATGAAGACTTTGTACCAAGAGATACAAGTCGTCACCAGCTGTATGGATCGATGCCATCGTCTAGCTTTATGCGAGCTCTAGGATCTGACAAAGATCATGACACCGTTTTTGGAATTAGAATGGAAAAAGATGAACCATACATAGGACGATTACCGGTTGAGATTGacaacaatgatataataattgAAGGAGACCGGTATGAGGGCACACCTGGTCTGTGGGAGCTGATACAGAGTAAAGATCCGCAAGACGATAATTACACAGCAAAAGACTTCATAGAGTATGCTAAAATCCTTTGGGCTACTGATGCTATGAAACGAGACAATGACCTCAGCGCTAGACATCCAAAGTCGAACAGAGGAGCTAAGTGGGCTAAAATTGTTAAACCAATCTGGGAAAACAAATCTTTTCAAGGTAGTGGTACGGTTTTTCTACCTCAAGACTCTACCGCTTTAATTGATAGGTTAGAACTGCTGCGAGCGAGCAGACAGGCTGGTAACACGGGTGTAATCAATGAGATGGTTAGCATCTTAGACGAACTCTTAAGAcgtaaaatcattaaaaagagCAAAAAGCTATCTCTTGCCTTATAA
- the LOC137400652 gene encoding uncharacterized protein gives MKEYLKETLKDKYGINHLDQDDVQHFVDQNELKELEELREKIKITKLKRDVEEKERLIADLEKKLEECKERRERVRVVDIMQISDGEKQHYCWIKNMSRLLSAQKSKNKEAQHVCYNCMNLRRTKEALINHQKWCLEKDSVAIRFPKLADKIKFKNYNHSMRVPFVIYGDFESYLRRVQSCDPSPNDSYTNTQQYHKPMGFDYQIVTSIGKKYDKVTYMAKNDDEVENIGLVFVREVEREVKKLYANHKFKKPLSKIEINKHKQEHEEATHCHICKRELDGDKVADHCHLTGKYRDAAHNKCNLDYRIPKFYPIFFHNLSGYDAHHFVKSLEVDEGRLNCIPTNEEKYIAFSKHILVDKFIGKNRQTGEPEEVKVYHQLRFLDSFKFMSSSLDKLAANLQPEDRKQLKRYYSSEKLQLVSRKGVFPYEDFDDLSKLEATQLPPKEAFWSELNLRHISDEDYEHAKKVWNRFDMKTFREYLQLYLETDVLHLADVFEQFRDVCMKEYDLDPAWYYTSPGLSWDAMLKTTGLEFDPITCPDMLLFFEQCVRGGVSMIIKRHAKANNKYMKNYDESKPDSSIIYVDANNLYGDAMSRLLPVGDFKWMTDEQLENWQDVPCMVDVDLEYPKELHNLHNDYPFCPE, from the coding sequence ATGAAAGAATACTTAAAAGAAACTTTAAAGGATAAGTATGGTATAAATCATCTTGATCAAGATGATGTACAACATTTTGTTGATCAGAACGAGTTGAAAGAATTGGAAGAGTTAcgggaaaaaataaaaataacaaagctTAAGAGGGATGTAGAAGAAAAGGAAAGGTTAATTGCAGATCTGGAGAAAAAATTGGAAGAATGTAAGGAAAGGCGAGAAAGAGTGCGTGTGGTAGATATTATGCAAATATCTGATGGTGAAAAACAGCACTATTGCTGGATTAAGAATATGAGTCGATTGCTTAGCGcgcaaaaaagtaaaaacaaggAAGCCCAGCATGTCTGTTACAATTGTATGAACCTACGTCGAACTAAGGAAGCTCTGATAAATCATCAAAAATGGTGCTTGGAGAAAGATAGCGTTGCTATAAGATTTCCAAAGTTAGCCGACAAGATTAAGTTCAAAAACTATAACCATTCTATGAGGGTGCCGTTTGTGATCTACGGGGATTTTGAGAGCTACTTAAGACGAGTGCAATCTTGCGACCCATCACCTAATGACAGTTATACAAATACTCAACAGTACCATAAGCCAATGGGGTTTGACTATCAAATTGTGACCTCGATAGGCAAAAAGTATGATAAAGTTACCTATATGGCTAAGAATGATGACGAGGTAGAAAACATAGGACTGGTGTTTGTTAGAGAGGTGGAAAGAGAGGTAAAGAAGTTATACGCCAACCATAAATTTAAAAAGCCGTTAAGCAAAATTGAGATCAACAAACATAAACAAGAACACGAAGAAGCTACGCATTGTCACATTTGCAAAAGAGAGCTTGACGGTGATAAAGTTGCGGATCATTGCCATCTTACCGGTAAATATCGAGACGCTGCTCACAACAAATGCAATCTAGACTATCGAATACCTAAATTTTATCCGATATTTTTCCACAATCTCTCCGGTTATGACGCGCACCATTTTGTAAAGAGCCTCGAAGTCGATGAAGGTAGACTGAATTGCATTCCTACCAATGAAGAAAAATACATAGCATTTTCTAAGCATATTTTAGTTGACAAGTTCATTGGTAAAAACAGACAGACTGGTGAACCAGAAGAAGTGAAAGTTTATCATCAACTGCGATTTTTGGATAGCTTTAAATTCATGAGCTCCTCGTTAGACAAATTGGCTGCTAACCTCCAACCAGAAGACCGTAAACAGCTCAAAAGGTATTATTCCAGTGAGAAGCTTCAGCTAGTTTCTAGAAAAGGGGTATTTCCGTATGAAGACTTTGATGATCTGTCGAAGCTTGAGGCGACACAGCTACCGCCTAAAGAAGCATTCTGGTCCGAATTAAACTTACGGCACATATCTGATGAGGACTACGAGCACGCAAAAAAGGTGTGGAATAGATTTGACATGAAGACTTTTAGAGAATATTTGCAATTGTATTTAGAAACCGACGTGCTACACCTCGCTGATGTGTTTGAACAATTTAGAGACGTCTGCATGAAAGAATACGATCTAGACCCAGCTTGGTATTATACGTCTCCAGGGTTGTCATGGGATGCAATGTTGAAAACTACTGGGCTAGAATTTGACCCGATAACGTGTCCAGACATGCTGCTGTTTTTTGAGCAATGCGTTAGAGGTGGGGTCAGCATGATTATTAAGCGACACGCTAAAGCGAATAATAAGTACATGAAGAATTACGATGAAAGCAAACCGGATAGCTCCATCATATATGTTGATGCCAACAATTTATACGGTGATGCGATGAGTAGACTTTTGCCGGTAGGTGATTTTAAGTGGATGACTGATGAACAGCTTGAAAACTGGCAAGACGTGCCGTGCATGGTTGATGTTGATTTAGAGTACCCTAAAGAGCTCCACAACTTACACAATGACTATCCATTCTGTCCGGAATGA